In Tessaracoccus flavus, the following are encoded in one genomic region:
- a CDS encoding peptidoglycan-binding protein, with translation MTGYSLHLGLNVVDPSQYIPAPAPLAGCINDARSMTDLAASQGFNTRTLLDAEATSWALLGALGDLARKATAGDIALITFAGHGGRVTDQNGDEDDSTDETWCLYDRQVLDDELYRMWAQFSPGVRILVVSDSCHSGTVARAVLAIAAREALVRNPLGQELWPVDVTVAPLRPRALPPSMAAADSERRRDLYRSVQELAGNTRSTDIAAQLILLAGCQDSQVASDGDTNGLFTEALLRTWSNGSFSGDYRAFHSRIQMQMPPDQVPNYYTLGNASAQYQAQKPFTVDPPADPGPNPGGGGGQPIPATGTRRTLRQGDSGEDVRYLQQKLSEHGAWLTIDGKFGPATSSAVRSFQASNGLSVDGVVGPQTWAALEGTGGGSTGGSTGGGTSGGWTDPTPQASTRPTLRRGSKGSDVVYLQQRLSAQGYWLTADGSFGPATESAVRSFQRSNGLSADGVVGPMTWAALG, from the coding sequence ATGACCGGTTACTCCCTCCACCTCGGCCTCAACGTGGTGGATCCGTCCCAGTACATCCCCGCTCCCGCGCCGCTGGCCGGCTGCATCAACGACGCCAGGTCGATGACCGACCTGGCCGCCTCCCAGGGCTTCAACACCCGAACGCTGCTCGACGCGGAGGCGACCTCGTGGGCACTTCTCGGAGCCCTGGGCGACCTCGCCCGCAAGGCCACCGCGGGCGACATCGCGCTCATCACGTTCGCCGGGCACGGAGGCCGGGTCACCGACCAGAACGGCGACGAGGACGACAGCACCGACGAAACCTGGTGCCTGTACGACCGCCAGGTGCTCGACGATGAGCTCTACCGCATGTGGGCCCAGTTCTCCCCGGGGGTGAGGATCCTCGTCGTCTCCGACTCGTGCCACTCGGGCACGGTGGCCAGGGCGGTGCTGGCGATCGCCGCACGCGAAGCGCTGGTGCGCAATCCGCTGGGGCAGGAGCTCTGGCCGGTCGACGTCACCGTCGCACCGCTGCGGCCCCGCGCCCTCCCGCCGAGCATGGCGGCAGCCGACTCCGAGCGGCGGCGCGACCTCTACCGCTCGGTTCAGGAACTGGCCGGCAACACCCGCAGCACCGACATCGCGGCGCAGCTGATCCTCCTGGCCGGGTGCCAGGATTCGCAGGTGGCGAGCGACGGCGACACCAACGGGCTCTTCACGGAGGCTCTGCTGCGGACCTGGTCGAACGGCTCCTTCAGCGGCGACTACCGGGCCTTCCACTCCAGGATCCAGATGCAGATGCCCCCCGACCAGGTGCCGAACTACTACACGCTCGGCAACGCATCAGCGCAGTACCAGGCCCAGAAGCCCTTCACCGTTGATCCGCCGGCCGATCCAGGCCCGAACCCGGGCGGCGGAGGTGGGCAGCCCATTCCGGCGACGGGGACGCGGCGCACCCTGCGCCAGGGCGACAGCGGCGAGGATGTGCGCTATCTGCAGCAGAAGCTGTCCGAGCACGGGGCGTGGCTGACGATCGACGGCAAGTTCGGACCGGCCACGTCGTCGGCCGTCCGGTCCTTCCAGGCGAGCAACGGATTGAGCGTCGACGGGGTCGTCGGCCCCCAGACCTGGGCGGCCCTCGAGGGCACGGGCGGCGGATCGACCGGCGGGTCCACCGGCGGCGGCACCTCCGGGGGCTGGACCGATCCGACTCCCCAGGCCTCCACGCGGCCCACGCTCAGGCGAGGGTCGAAGGGGTCGGATGTGGTCTACCTCCAGCAGCGCTTGAGTGCGCAGGGCTACTGGCTGACCGCCGACGGAAGCTTCGGTCCGGCCACCGAGTCGGCGGTCAGGAGCTTCCAGCGGAGCAACGGGCTGTCCGCCGACGGGGTCGTCGGCCCAATGACCTGGGCGGCCCTGGGCTGA
- a CDS encoding CHAT domain-containing protein, which translates to MAEPAQDLYELGRSALAEHRTADARALLVKAAARCPPDHLELSLRIRISLAWTVYDERGPDAALRSLSEARRTAHRAGLTHLAAAATVQIGTVHARSGDLGAAWRCLREVADDDLPAPDRMRMLLNRGTLASELRHFDDAVADLQSASLLARDLGESAIHFMARHNLGWVQFLRGDLPAALRHMHDAESLHPLLDLSVSRQDRARVLLEAGLADDAHRLLLLARDGQPTAQRRAEVDIDLARCALLLGRADDARERARAAAAVFRRRNQAGWHRRAALVGLLARPRLGAARRLWADAREAGDRGVALRAAAAGLMAPNPGGADRTDLTAYAAQLTRSPTVSLRLAGLLALAAAAEDAAVARRFLRRASSTLVRAQLGLASLDLRTATALHGEAAAALDIELAADLGPDALVETTERWRMATRPSPQVRPPTDPRLAEAASTLRKLRAEFDPAAPDAPTVAASIAGAEHEVRALTWGAPRAQPPLPGIMSAGALRRAARSAGATIVVTVRRGDHIDAVLLGEGPTHTVHLGSAAALIELVEAVHADLTVRARLGPAHPLAATVRSSLNARLHQLGQAVAAPLADRSGPLVIVPTRALTGVPWLALPHLAGRPVTVSPTASSWATGARTVSDPTAEVLTGPALELAAEEARAVSTAWNASAADALPSALAAADLVHVAAHGEHRGDNPLFSSLLLDGGPVFAHELEGLPMRASHVVLSACEVGRATQRPGDQPLGFTATLLCAGVVCVVAPVAPVDDALAAQVMAAYHEKLRTGVDAATALALATAGDPAAGAFTCFGAPWRVAL; encoded by the coding sequence GTGGCGGAGCCGGCGCAGGATCTGTACGAGTTGGGCCGTTCGGCGCTCGCGGAGCACCGAACGGCCGACGCGCGCGCCCTGCTGGTGAAGGCGGCCGCCCGCTGCCCTCCGGACCACCTTGAGCTCTCCTTGCGGATCCGCATCTCGCTGGCCTGGACCGTCTACGACGAGCGAGGTCCGGACGCGGCGCTCCGCTCGCTGTCGGAGGCACGTCGGACCGCACACCGGGCGGGACTCACCCATCTCGCGGCGGCTGCGACGGTCCAGATCGGGACGGTGCACGCCAGGTCCGGCGATCTCGGTGCCGCGTGGCGCTGCCTGCGCGAGGTGGCCGACGACGACCTGCCCGCCCCGGACCGGATGAGGATGCTGCTCAACCGAGGAACGCTCGCCTCCGAGCTGCGCCACTTCGACGACGCCGTGGCCGACCTGCAGTCGGCGAGCCTGCTGGCCCGGGACCTGGGTGAGTCGGCCATCCACTTCATGGCCCGCCACAACCTGGGCTGGGTGCAGTTCCTCCGCGGGGACCTGCCCGCCGCGCTGCGTCACATGCACGACGCGGAATCGCTCCATCCGCTCCTCGATCTTTCCGTGTCCCGGCAGGACCGGGCGAGGGTCCTGCTGGAGGCCGGGCTGGCGGATGACGCGCACCGCCTGCTGCTGCTGGCCCGCGACGGTCAGCCCACCGCCCAACGGCGGGCGGAGGTTGACATCGATCTGGCCCGCTGCGCGCTGCTCCTGGGACGAGCCGACGATGCCCGGGAGCGGGCCCGCGCAGCGGCCGCGGTCTTCCGACGGCGGAACCAGGCCGGATGGCACAGACGCGCGGCGCTCGTCGGGCTCCTCGCCCGACCGCGTCTGGGGGCCGCCCGCCGACTGTGGGCCGACGCCCGCGAGGCCGGCGATCGTGGCGTGGCGTTGAGGGCCGCCGCAGCTGGATTGATGGCACCCAATCCCGGCGGCGCGGACCGCACGGACCTCACCGCATACGCGGCGCAGCTCACCCGCTCCCCCACCGTCTCACTGCGTCTGGCGGGGCTCCTGGCCCTCGCTGCGGCCGCGGAGGATGCGGCGGTGGCCAGACGGTTTCTGCGCCGCGCCAGCTCGACGCTGGTCAGGGCTCAACTCGGGCTCGCCAGCCTGGATCTGCGAACCGCGACCGCCCTGCACGGGGAGGCCGCCGCAGCCCTGGACATCGAACTGGCGGCGGACCTCGGCCCCGACGCGCTGGTCGAGACGACCGAGCGGTGGCGGATGGCCACCCGACCCTCCCCTCAGGTGCGTCCACCCACCGATCCGCGGCTCGCCGAGGCCGCCTCGACGCTGCGCAAACTGCGCGCGGAGTTCGATCCGGCGGCGCCGGACGCGCCCACCGTGGCCGCGTCCATCGCCGGCGCGGAGCACGAGGTGCGAGCTCTCACCTGGGGGGCCCCGCGCGCCCAACCCCCCCTGCCCGGCATCATGAGTGCGGGCGCTCTGCGCAGGGCCGCCCGCAGCGCCGGAGCGACCATCGTGGTGACCGTGCGCCGTGGTGACCACATCGATGCTGTGCTCCTGGGCGAGGGGCCCACCCACACGGTGCATCTCGGCTCCGCGGCGGCCCTGATCGAACTTGTCGAGGCCGTCCACGCGGACCTGACGGTGCGGGCACGGCTAGGGCCGGCTCATCCGCTGGCCGCCACTGTGCGGTCCTCGCTGAACGCCCGACTGCATCAGCTCGGCCAGGCCGTCGCCGCCCCGCTGGCGGACCGGAGCGGCCCCCTGGTGATCGTCCCGACGCGCGCGCTGACGGGCGTCCCGTGGCTGGCGCTGCCCCACCTCGCCGGACGACCCGTGACCGTCTCCCCCACCGCCTCGAGCTGGGCCACCGGGGCGCGCACCGTCTCAGACCCGACGGCCGAGGTGCTGACCGGCCCCGCCCTCGAGCTGGCCGCCGAGGAGGCCAGGGCGGTCAGCACCGCCTGGAACGCCTCCGCGGCAGACGCTCTGCCGTCGGCGCTGGCCGCCGCCGACCTCGTCCACGTGGCGGCCCACGGCGAGCACCGCGGCGACAACCCGTTGTTCTCGAGCCTCCTGCTCGACGGAGGGCCGGTGTTCGCCCACGAACTCGAAGGCCTGCCCATGCGGGCCAGCCATGTGGTGCTGTCGGCGTGCGAGGTCGGGCGGGCCACCCAGCGTCCCGGAGACCAGCCGCTGGGGTTCACCGCCACCCTGCTGTGCGCGGGGGTGGTCTGCGTCGTCGCGCCGGTGGCCCCGGTCGACGACGCGCTGGCGGCCCAGGTCATGGCCGCCTATCACGAGAAGCTCCGCACCGGCGTCGATGCCGCTACCGCCCTTGCGCTCGCGACCGCGGGTGATCCCGCAGCCGGAGCCTTCACCTGCTTCGGCGCCCCGTGGCGGGTAGCGCTCTGA
- a CDS encoding TIGR03085 family metal-binding protein — MTFAKRQRAAILDLMTDVGPFAPTRCGGWQVQDLAAHLYIREHRPAALPGIGVDRFAGLTERIQREELHSRGFTGLVEALRRPGWIMRPLDKLVNTSEFFIHHEDVLRANGRSQTLTPAEQQELWPMAKVLARKAQAGAHLRVVLRRTDTGDEVPMGSGDRTVHVSGLPSELLLHLSGRDADVDITGEPESVDAWRRSVGSL; from the coding sequence ATGACCTTCGCCAAGCGCCAGCGTGCCGCCATCCTCGACCTCATGACCGACGTCGGACCCTTCGCACCGACGAGGTGCGGCGGCTGGCAGGTCCAGGACCTCGCCGCGCACCTGTACATCCGCGAGCACCGGCCAGCGGCACTGCCGGGGATCGGGGTCGACCGCTTCGCGGGACTCACGGAGCGGATCCAGCGCGAGGAGTTGCACAGCCGCGGATTCACCGGCCTCGTGGAGGCGCTGCGTCGCCCCGGCTGGATCATGCGCCCGCTGGACAAACTCGTCAACACCAGCGAATTCTTCATCCACCACGAGGACGTGCTGCGGGCCAACGGACGCTCGCAGACGCTGACGCCCGCCGAGCAGCAGGAGCTGTGGCCGATGGCGAAGGTGCTGGCCCGCAAGGCCCAGGCGGGCGCCCACCTCAGAGTCGTCCTCCGCCGGACCGACACGGGCGACGAGGTGCCGATGGGGAGCGGCGACCGCACCGTCCACGTCAGCGGCCTGCCCTCGGAACTGCTGCTGCACCTCAGCGGCCGAGACGCCGACGTCGACATCACGGGAGAGCCGGAGAGCGTCGACGCCTGGCGGCGATCCGTGGGAAGCCTGTAG
- a CDS encoding RNA polymerase sigma factor: MSAPATSSLSGQAAAAFAAYRSGETGRMSELVSLLTPALWAVARSAGLDSAKAEDVVQSAWEALVRKADTIDDPQAVFAWLLTTTRRAAWRAAGARREEPLVEDSPAPTPTPETIVLDEDRGLRLWRHVKALSPRCQALIRVIAFAPTPDYAAISAALGMPVGSIGPTRGRCLAALRAALADDPAWSLS, translated from the coding sequence ATGAGCGCCCCCGCTACGTCGTCGCTGTCCGGACAGGCTGCAGCGGCCTTCGCCGCGTACCGCTCGGGCGAGACGGGTCGGATGAGCGAGCTGGTCTCGCTGCTGACGCCCGCACTGTGGGCGGTTGCCCGCTCCGCCGGGCTCGACAGCGCCAAGGCCGAGGATGTCGTCCAGTCGGCCTGGGAGGCACTCGTCCGCAAGGCCGACACGATCGACGACCCTCAGGCCGTCTTCGCCTGGCTGCTGACCACCACGCGACGCGCGGCTTGGCGCGCGGCCGGGGCGCGACGCGAGGAGCCGTTGGTCGAGGACTCCCCCGCACCCACCCCCACGCCGGAGACGATCGTGCTCGACGAGGACCGGGGGCTGAGGCTCTGGCGCCACGTCAAGGCACTCAGCCCCCGCTGCCAGGCCCTCATCCGCGTCATCGCGTTCGCGCCCACCCCCGACTACGCCGCCATCTCGGCGGCGCTCGGCATGCCGGTGGGATCCATCGGCCCGACGCGAGGGCGCTGTCTGGCGGCCCTGCGCGCCGCCCTCGCCGACGACCCCGCCTGGAGCCTCTCATGA
- the hisI gene encoding phosphoribosyl-AMP cyclohydrolase gives MPVYNADGLVPAIAQDADSGEVLMLAWMDEEALRRTLATGRATYWSRSRGEYWVKGETSGNTQEVVSVHEDCDGDTLLVQVRQTGAACHTGNRTCFFTALEPTA, from the coding sequence ATGCCCGTTTACAACGCCGACGGCCTCGTGCCCGCGATTGCCCAGGATGCCGATTCCGGCGAGGTGCTCATGCTCGCCTGGATGGACGAGGAGGCGCTGCGGCGCACGCTCGCCACCGGACGCGCCACCTACTGGTCGCGTTCCCGGGGCGAGTACTGGGTCAAGGGCGAGACCTCGGGGAACACACAGGAGGTGGTCTCGGTGCACGAGGACTGCGACGGCGACACGCTGCTGGTCCAGGTCCGGCAGACCGGGGCCGCCTGCCATACGGGCAACCGCACCTGCTTCTTCACCGCCCTGGAGCCGACGGCATGA
- a CDS encoding S8/S53 family peptidase: MSLSMPRVLDPLTSDPLPGGRPPRPVGYLGDSILVRGRPGRDDRAAVAVLREAAAQLGWSVEPADPKSVVTERLRADERASSVLEGAWVSDYRIRSADGPPPDAWSVLALARRLHPEAATGLQLNHLLSLQPSYQGMPYYVSMPYYVSMPYYVSMPAASEYSSPGSGGRTPVSLVLPDPALRARTLRRRPVVVVPDTALGSHPWFQDPTTATGEVYAYGFRLGIGGDLPSAAPIPPANPLDGRVRSHAGHGTFIAGLIRQLCPEARIEVIALIDDAGTMPEAVLIQVLALLLLRHLDAQAGGNVDELIDVISLSLGYYHEDPDDAAEDAPLRRVLALLAGAGVAVVASAGNQATTDKLFPAAFAEQVSGLDPGRVPLVSVGALNPDGTVAYFSNAGQWVTCHRPGAALVSTVPDDLDGDLQPRARLAAVGEKRATIDPENFTGGFASWSGTSFAAPVLAGQLAARIAQHRLAPLPEAKACLARGWDAVTDELGWVR; the protein is encoded by the coding sequence ATGTCGCTGTCAATGCCGCGCGTTCTCGATCCACTGACGTCCGATCCGCTGCCCGGCGGTCGCCCACCCCGACCCGTCGGCTATCTGGGCGACTCCATCCTGGTGCGCGGTCGGCCTGGGCGCGACGACCGCGCGGCCGTCGCGGTGCTGCGTGAGGCGGCGGCGCAACTGGGGTGGTCGGTCGAACCGGCCGACCCCAAGTCCGTAGTCACTGAACGGTTGCGCGCGGACGAACGCGCGTCCTCAGTGCTGGAGGGTGCCTGGGTCAGCGACTACCGCATCCGCTCCGCCGACGGTCCGCCACCGGACGCCTGGAGCGTCCTGGCTTTGGCCCGACGGCTCCACCCCGAGGCCGCCACTGGGCTCCAACTCAACCACCTGCTGAGCCTGCAACCCTCCTACCAGGGCATGCCGTACTACGTCTCGATGCCGTACTACGTGTCCATGCCCTACTACGTCTCGATGCCCGCCGCGTCCGAGTACTCGTCCCCTGGCTCCGGTGGCCGCACGCCGGTCTCGCTGGTGTTGCCGGATCCTGCGCTCAGGGCACGCACCCTCCGGCGGCGACCCGTGGTCGTCGTGCCGGACACCGCGCTCGGCTCGCACCCGTGGTTCCAGGACCCGACCACCGCCACCGGCGAGGTCTACGCCTACGGGTTCCGGCTCGGCATCGGCGGCGACCTCCCCTCAGCCGCCCCCATCCCGCCCGCCAACCCCCTCGACGGCCGGGTCCGCTCCCACGCCGGCCACGGCACCTTCATCGCCGGCCTCATCCGTCAGCTGTGCCCGGAGGCACGGATCGAGGTCATCGCGCTCATCGACGATGCGGGCACGATGCCCGAAGCGGTCCTCATCCAGGTGCTCGCGCTGCTGCTGTTGCGGCACCTCGACGCCCAGGCCGGCGGGAACGTGGACGAATTGATCGACGTCATCTCCCTGTCTCTCGGCTACTACCACGAGGACCCCGACGACGCGGCTGAGGATGCCCCGCTGCGACGGGTGCTCGCGCTCCTGGCTGGTGCCGGCGTCGCCGTCGTTGCGTCGGCGGGCAATCAGGCCACCACCGACAAGCTGTTCCCCGCCGCCTTTGCCGAGCAGGTGTCCGGGCTTGATCCGGGCCGGGTGCCGCTGGTGAGCGTTGGAGCGCTCAACCCGGATGGGACGGTGGCGTATTTCTCCAACGCCGGCCAGTGGGTCACCTGCCACCGCCCGGGGGCGGCCCTGGTCAGCACCGTGCCCGACGATCTGGACGGCGACCTGCAGCCGCGGGCACGGCTCGCGGCCGTCGGCGAGAAGCGGGCCACCATCGATCCGGAGAACTTCACCGGCGGCTTCGCATCCTGGTCCGGCACCTCCTTCGCAGCTCCGGTTCTGGCTGGCCAGCTGGCGGCCCGGATCGCCCAGCACCGGCTGGCGCCGCTGCCGGAGGCCAAGGCCTGCCTGGCCCGCGGCTGGGACGCCGTCACAGACGAGCTGGGGTGGGTCCGATGA